A DNA window from Streptomyces asoensis contains the following coding sequences:
- a CDS encoding ScyD/ScyE family protein → MLAASACVVAVPLAAAGPATAADSGATVKSTVKVVASGLKNPRDVTALADGSLLVAESGEGLPGCPVGQVCLGKTGAVYKVKGSWQGRVVTGLPSFGPGAAPGAAVQALGPAAVLPDPNGGYLVLNSGGFDSNGRAALGPEAKTLGTLTRTRDGSVVADYVDHETQLNPDGREPYSNPWKVLRSGSAYLATDAGANTVLRTAGGTTTTEFVLPTNENDRDGVPTGIARAADGTTYVAGLGVYAGQSRIYKVGPQGPELWVTGLTNVVDLAVAPNGDLIALTYTPGYLEDPPQPSKVLKIDPVTKAVTEIPTGDRLIMGTGLDVNRDGKVFIVNNARGTSGELLSLTY, encoded by the coding sequence ATGCTTGCGGCATCGGCGTGTGTCGTCGCCGTGCCTCTGGCCGCCGCCGGTCCGGCGACGGCCGCCGATTCCGGTGCCACCGTCAAGTCGACCGTCAAGGTCGTCGCCTCCGGACTGAAGAACCCCCGTGACGTCACCGCCCTGGCGGACGGCAGCCTGCTGGTGGCCGAGTCGGGCGAGGGGCTGCCCGGTTGCCCCGTCGGTCAGGTCTGCCTCGGCAAGACCGGTGCCGTCTACAAGGTCAAGGGCTCCTGGCAGGGCCGCGTCGTCACCGGACTGCCGTCCTTCGGCCCGGGCGCGGCTCCCGGGGCCGCGGTCCAGGCCCTCGGCCCGGCCGCCGTCCTGCCCGATCCCAACGGCGGCTACCTCGTGCTCAATTCGGGCGGCTTCGACAGCAACGGCCGCGCCGCGCTCGGCCCGGAGGCCAAGACGCTGGGCACGCTGACGCGGACCCGCGACGGCTCGGTCGTGGCGGACTACGTCGACCACGAGACGCAGCTCAACCCCGATGGCCGCGAGCCGTACTCCAACCCCTGGAAGGTGCTGCGCAGCGGCAGCGCCTACCTCGCCACCGACGCGGGCGCCAACACCGTGCTCCGCACGGCCGGCGGCACCACGACCACCGAATTCGTGCTGCCCACGAACGAGAACGACCGCGACGGGGTGCCCACCGGCATCGCCCGGGCGGCCGACGGCACGACCTACGTCGCCGGCCTCGGCGTCTACGCGGGCCAGTCGCGGATCTACAAGGTCGGCCCCCAGGGCCCCGAACTCTGGGTGACCGGCCTGACCAACGTGGTGGACCTCGCCGTCGCCCCGAACGGCGACCTGATCGCGCTGACGTACACCCCCGGCTACCTCGAGGACCCGCCGCAGCCGAGCAAGGTGCTGAAGATAGACCCCGTCACCAAGGCGGTCACCGAGATCCCGACCGGCGACAGGCTGATCATGGGCACGGGTCTCGACGTCAACCGGGACGGCAAGGTGTTCATCGTCAACAACGCCCGTGGCACCAGCGGCGAGCTGCTGAGCCTGACCTACTGA
- a CDS encoding aminotransferase class V-fold PLP-dependent enzyme, which yields MSEGEVVTVPRPPTLPDGRPALDAWTLDPRMRHLNHGSFGAVPRVAQERQNALRAEMERAPVAWFPALPARIAEVRAAVAGLLRTDAKDLALVPNASAGASAVYAALSARTGGDIVVTDHGYGAVTMGAQRLARRWGTAVRTARVPLAADAEQAYRAVMAQVDDDVALIVLDQITSATARLMPVDRVGAEAARRGITLLVDGAHAPGLLAAPLEGLVCDAWTGNLHKWGCAPRGTAALVARGPLREDLHPLIDSWGAAEPFPDRFDHQGTHDATAWLAAPAALDFVDATWGWETARRYMDELADHGARHVAAAFGLPGTPEGPVDVGMPVPGMRLVRLPEGLGTTRLAADALRDRATAELGVEAAFTSFDGVGYLRLSAHVYNTPEDYEHFAAVCVPVVENWAREAAAPAA from the coding sequence GTGAGCGAGGGCGAAGTCGTCACCGTGCCGCGACCGCCGACACTGCCCGACGGGCGGCCCGCGCTGGACGCCTGGACGCTCGACCCCCGGATGCGCCACCTCAACCACGGCTCGTTCGGCGCGGTCCCGCGCGTGGCGCAGGAGAGGCAGAACGCGCTGCGCGCGGAGATGGAGCGGGCCCCGGTCGCCTGGTTCCCGGCCCTGCCCGCACGGATCGCCGAGGTGCGGGCCGCCGTGGCCGGCCTGCTGCGGACCGACGCGAAGGACCTGGCGCTGGTGCCCAACGCCAGTGCCGGGGCCAGCGCGGTGTACGCAGCCCTGTCCGCCCGCACCGGCGGCGACATCGTCGTCACCGACCACGGCTACGGTGCGGTGACCATGGGCGCACAGCGGCTCGCCCGCCGCTGGGGAACCGCCGTCCGCACGGCCCGGGTCCCCCTGGCGGCGGACGCCGAGCAGGCGTACCGGGCGGTGATGGCACAGGTGGACGACGACGTCGCGCTGATCGTCCTGGACCAGATCACGTCCGCGACCGCCCGGCTGATGCCGGTCGACCGCGTCGGCGCCGAAGCCGCGCGCCGCGGGATCACCCTGCTCGTCGACGGCGCGCACGCCCCCGGGCTGCTCGCCGCGCCGCTGGAAGGCCTGGTCTGCGACGCCTGGACCGGCAACCTCCACAAATGGGGGTGTGCCCCGCGCGGCACGGCCGCCCTGGTCGCGCGCGGCCCGCTGCGGGAGGACCTCCATCCGCTGATCGACTCCTGGGGCGCGGCCGAGCCCTTCCCGGACCGTTTCGACCATCAGGGCACCCACGACGCCACCGCGTGGCTGGCCGCGCCCGCCGCGCTGGACTTCGTCGACGCCACCTGGGGCTGGGAGACGGCCCGCCGGTACATGGACGAACTCGCGGACCACGGGGCCCGGCACGTCGCGGCGGCCTTCGGCCTGCCCGGGACACCGGAAGGCCCGGTCGACGTGGGGATGCCCGTCCCCGGGATGCGCCTGGTCCGGCTGCCCGAGGGCCTGGGCACGACCCGGCTCGCGGCGGACGCCCTGCGGGACCGCGCGACCGCCGAACTGGGCGTGGAGGCAGCGTTCACCAGCTTCGACGGCGTCGGCTACCTCCGGCTGTCCGCACATGTCTACAACACCCCCGAGGACTACGAGCACTTCGCCGCGGTCTGCGTGCCCGTCGTCGAGAACTGGGCCCGCGAGGCAGCGGCACCGGCGGCCTGA
- a CDS encoding SDR family oxidoreductase, with protein MQDSPLEDRTVVVTGAARGVGAAQARELARRGARLALVGHEPVALASVASSLPTPALVVEADVTDRAALETAAEAVRARLGPPSVVVANAGIAQGGPFALADMDSWRRVVDVNVTGSALTARAFLPDLVETAGYYLQIASLASLAAAPLMSAYCASKAGVEAFAHALRAEVAHQGVAVGIAYLNWTDTEMIRDVDRYPMLRELRARMPPPLRNVLSPDHVAARLATAVERRRTAVYVPASLRLVQASRAAVPSVVVRRSRRVLPRLEAAGRLRPTGLLGAGGRADDAATAAARRNTSPGGG; from the coding sequence GTGCAGGACAGCCCTCTCGAGGACCGCACCGTCGTGGTGACGGGAGCCGCGCGCGGAGTGGGGGCGGCACAGGCGCGGGAGCTCGCGCGCCGCGGGGCGCGGCTGGCGCTGGTCGGCCACGAGCCGGTGGCCCTGGCGTCCGTTGCCTCGTCGCTGCCGACTCCCGCGCTGGTGGTCGAGGCCGACGTCACCGACCGTGCGGCACTGGAGACGGCGGCCGAGGCGGTCCGCGCACGGCTGGGGCCGCCGTCGGTCGTCGTCGCCAACGCCGGGATCGCGCAGGGCGGCCCGTTCGCCCTGGCCGACATGGACTCCTGGCGGCGGGTGGTCGACGTCAACGTCACGGGCAGCGCCCTGACGGCACGCGCCTTCCTGCCGGACCTCGTGGAGACGGCGGGCTACTACCTCCAGATCGCCTCGCTGGCCTCGCTCGCGGCGGCTCCCCTGATGAGCGCCTACTGCGCCTCCAAGGCCGGCGTGGAGGCCTTCGCGCACGCACTGCGGGCCGAGGTGGCGCACCAGGGCGTGGCCGTCGGCATCGCCTACCTGAACTGGACCGACACCGAGATGATCCGGGACGTCGACCGGTACCCGATGCTGCGCGAGCTGCGCGCCCGGATGCCGCCGCCGCTGCGGAACGTGCTGTCGCCCGATCACGTGGCCGCCCGCCTGGCCACCGCCGTGGAACGCCGTCGCACCGCCGTCTACGTGCCCGCCTCGCTGCGACTGGTGCAGGCGTCGCGCGCGGCGGTCCCGTCGGTGGTCGTGCGCAGGAGCCGGCGGGTCCTGCCCCGCCTGGAGGCCGCGGGCCGGCTGCGGCCGACCGGCCTGCTGGGCGCCGGCGGCCGGGCCGACGACGCGGCGACGGCAGCGGCGCGACGGAACACTTCACCGGGCGGCGGCTGA
- a CDS encoding YihY/virulence factor BrkB family protein encodes MVRTLKGHGRHGGRAADDRDAPNDEGMRGGNGTARDPAAAGPDERVERRAPDSPTDLPERSWKAVLKGTLKEFKRDELTDRAAALTYYGILALFPAMLALVSLLGIVGESATQKVLDNIQKLAPGPAQDVLTSAVKQMQGNGGLGSLMAVVGLVLAVWSASGYVAAFIRSANAVYDIPEGRPVWKVLPVRVGVTVVLMVMAVISALIVVFTGGLARQAGTALGVGDAGLTAWSIAKWPVLVILVTVMIALLYWATPNARVRGFRWVTPGSFLALLIWVVASAGFALYVANFGSYNKTYGALAGVIVFLVWLWITNLAILLGLEFDAELVRQRAVAGGHPADEEPYVQPRDTRAWDEEDRRRLGT; translated from the coding sequence ATGGTGAGGACACTGAAGGGGCACGGACGGCACGGTGGCCGCGCCGCAGACGACCGCGACGCCCCGAACGACGAAGGTATGCGCGGCGGCAACGGCACCGCCCGGGATCCGGCCGCCGCGGGACCGGACGAGCGGGTCGAGCGGCGGGCCCCGGACAGCCCGACCGACCTGCCCGAGCGCTCCTGGAAGGCGGTGCTGAAAGGCACCCTCAAGGAGTTCAAGAGGGACGAGCTGACCGACCGGGCCGCGGCCCTGACGTACTACGGGATCCTGGCGCTGTTCCCCGCCATGCTCGCGCTCGTGTCGCTGCTGGGCATCGTCGGCGAGTCGGCCACGCAGAAGGTGCTGGACAACATCCAGAAGCTCGCGCCGGGTCCCGCCCAGGACGTGCTGACCAGCGCGGTGAAGCAGATGCAGGGCAACGGCGGACTGGGTTCGCTCATGGCCGTCGTGGGTCTGGTGCTCGCGGTGTGGTCGGCCTCCGGTTACGTCGCCGCGTTCATCCGCAGCGCCAACGCCGTGTACGACATCCCCGAAGGCCGTCCGGTGTGGAAGGTGCTGCCGGTGCGGGTCGGCGTGACGGTGGTCCTCATGGTGATGGCCGTGATCAGCGCGCTGATCGTGGTGTTCACCGGCGGACTCGCACGGCAGGCGGGCACGGCGCTCGGGGTCGGCGACGCGGGACTCACGGCGTGGTCGATCGCCAAGTGGCCGGTGCTGGTGATCCTGGTGACCGTCATGATCGCGCTCCTGTACTGGGCCACCCCGAACGCCCGGGTCCGCGGCTTCCGCTGGGTCACCCCGGGCAGCTTCCTGGCCCTGCTGATCTGGGTGGTCGCCTCCGCCGGGTTCGCCCTCTACGTGGCCAACTTCGGCTCGTACAACAAGACCTACGGGGCGCTCGCGGGAGTGATCGTCTTCCTGGTGTGGCTGTGGATCACCAACCTGGCCATCCTGCTGGGCCTGGAGTTCGACGCGGAGCTGGTGCGCCAGCGCGCCGTCGCGGGGGGTCACCCCGCCGACGAGGAGCCGTACGTCCAGCCGCGCGACACGCGCGCGTGGGACGAGGAGGACCGCCGGCGCCTCGGCACCTGA
- a CDS encoding SRPBCC family protein, with the protein MAVRHRLIKASPRTVWSVLADGDRYAEWVVGPSSSQQREGDWPEVDSTIAYEIRIGPLSLTNNTVVRRCQEPDLLELEARAGVLGTARIAFELRPWGRRDCLVILDEHPLRGVGGMLHNAGVEVITQIRHRALLARLAKVCESEDGAARDGGAREAPAAGPRPAGGGAHA; encoded by the coding sequence GTGGCGGTGCGGCATCGGTTGATCAAGGCGAGCCCGCGGACGGTGTGGTCCGTCCTGGCCGACGGCGACCGTTACGCGGAGTGGGTGGTGGGCCCGTCGTCGTCGCAGCAGCGGGAGGGAGACTGGCCGGAGGTCGACTCCACGATCGCGTACGAGATCCGGATCGGCCCGCTCAGTCTCACCAACAACACCGTCGTCCGCCGCTGCCAGGAGCCGGACCTCCTGGAGCTGGAGGCACGGGCCGGGGTGCTCGGCACGGCACGGATCGCGTTCGAGCTGCGGCCGTGGGGCCGCCGGGACTGTCTGGTGATCCTGGACGAGCATCCGCTCCGGGGCGTCGGCGGGATGCTGCACAACGCGGGCGTCGAGGTGATCACACAGATCCGCCACCGCGCCCTGCTCGCCCGGCTCGCGAAGGTCTGCGAGTCCGAGGACGGCGCCGCGCGGGACGGCGGCGCACGCGAGGCGCCCGCGGCCGGGCCGCGGCCGGCCGGAGGCGGCGCCCATGCCTGA